Part of the Rana temporaria chromosome 11, aRanTem1.1, whole genome shotgun sequence genome, tttaagttggTGTAAAAAATGGCATTTGACATTTATAGAAGGTAGATCAGGCCAACATTCttcatataattaaaaaaatatatatatgataatttttaattacaaacttattttttattttatttttttacaggttcaCGTGTATTTTGTATGTTTCTCTGCATAACAATTGGCACAACCATGATTGTCCTAGGTAATACAATATTGTCTATACTGTAGGGAAGCCAGATGCTATCATATAATTTGACTGATAATTATTGCATATTCTTTTTTACCTAAAGGTTCCTTATATATAGACAAGTGTCCAGTGGagcccaaaattcctatctatcTTATAGTGTCAGGAGCTGTTTATTTGGCtggatttatactttatttactgAAGACTGTCTCTGTAAAATGTACTTGTTTCTTGGAGATAATATTGAGCCTTTTTTCATTGTGCTGGTTTACTGCAGGTAAGACTGATTCCTGAATTATATGGTCTATAGAGTTTAAACAGTTGAATCATTGGTTCCGGAAGGCATGCATAACTCCGAAATATTGTAGGACAGGGTGCTTGGAGCAACAAAGTGACAATGAAGGTCATTTGTATCAATGAATCCTCATATAATGGTGAAAAATGCAACCTaccttgtgtagcgcctgtgtactttctgtacaggtgctattctaaatttaaagggggatgagagagttagttggctctcatccagttgatttggctaaattgggcctctgctttagctgggctgtactgtgggtccattctgttgtttccggggtgctataccaccccggagtgacaggtggcaccagtggagtccagtcttgccagcagccaatagggaggGAGTTTCCCTCgcgaggcatgctgggggagggtacttctggagcagacaccATGAGGAGGGGTTCTTGTTCCTGgtttggcacccaccttcagggtgacctgACCACACGTCACggctccccggcgagatggcctaccaggccggggtgcgcgtgccacgaggAGTTCCTGGTTCCGGACCATGtcggcccggaacatttaaagctgtggcggggccccagtattcgactgggtccccaattctgagaggatcccaagcgagatagctgttctggggagtccacctgaggagagcgaagagaggctggcgatccaacagggcctagacaatccatcggggatcgaggtaaccggacactgagaggttggatgtcagcaacctgtcagtcggtaacctgaggAAAATACTACCTGGAGGAAAATACTACCTGAAGGCGATTCTAACACAAATTCTACCAAGGAAgattgtctccatgatctaagttctaggaagggtctgtggcagagatcttttccccTCAAAGTtccaagtgatactctggctgccaggttggTGTGAGAGgcttgtccaggtacactatacccactccggctggagtggcgacgaaagtaaggtatcgttggaagcaggactgtttccgtaaCTTTAAGCCTGAATCCGCTAtttctcctcctcaccttctttgctatctacctcacgttttactgtttaccgtgttgggtaaaataaaagcacaagaaaagacatctgctgtttggacattccatttgCTAAGGCTCTCATCGTCTACCCTAGacactcacagaggtaacacgctatcccaatctataaccagcggctgcTTCGGGGGTGAGAGCTACACTTGTATTGAGGAGCACTGCCAGTTACCAGTTGATAGGTAAAccatgtgtagcgctcacccctgaaggagccgctgattatagattgggtggcatgttacctctgtgatcctgccgtctagggtagttgatgagagccaagCAATGGAaggtccacacagcaggtgtcttttcttgtgcttttatttacccaaccgggtaaaacttgaggtagagagtaaacatgtatgaggagaagaaatagcagattTAGGTGTAACAGAATAGAAACAgttctgcttccaacaacacCTCGCTTTcgttgccactccagccagagtgggtatagtgtacctggaccggcctctcacaccgacctggcagccagagtatcactcggaactttgagggaaaagatctctgccacagaccctccctagaacttagatcaggggtcaagtcctggggaaaaaagtgtgggaactcccccaccaaaaaaaaaaaattatacgctcatatgcataaatactaaacgttttttttcccgatccgctgtaccttagtaatcctttatgttactggccagaagcaagttctttctaaatcccgcgataactcgcggcagacctccgcagtgtctcctgggaacaatgaaaaaagctcccaggagacattccggcatcgaggaagtgacggaatacccgcacactacccgatgaatccatatacaggaagcggccagtaacataaaggattactaaggttcgcctgcccctgatagtgactcgagctgggcatcgccgcttagtgaaggtttggctcgggcggctcagctgctctagtcctgcaaagggaactgagttcctgctgtgatgaaagtgcaggaactccattcccacgcgttcccgcaggacttgagccctgacttagatcatggagacaatcctccttggtagaatttgtgtttgaatctccttcaggtagtgtcttcaatcaggttaccgactgacaggatccccgatggattgtctaggccctgttggatctccagcctcccttggctctcctcaggtggactccccaccgaacagctatcttgcttgggatcttctaaagaattggggacccagtcgattactggagcccgccacagctttaaatgctccagaccaacatggtccaggaacaccgcgtggcacgcgcaccccggcctggtaggccatctcgccgggggccgtgatgtgtggtctccctaaaggtgggtgccacctcaggaaaagagCCCCGccccaatggcgtctgctccagaagtactctcccccagcatgccccgcgagagaaactccctcctgattggctgctggcaagaggcaccccagcccgaactccactggcgccacctgtcgccccggggtggtatggCACCCCGGCAAAAACAGAATGAACCCACAgcgcagcccagctgaaacagagaccctttttaGAATTGAAATCCGAATCAGAGTCTGTACACTCTGATTACCCCCTAAATTTTGTCAGCACCggtacttagaagtaaccaggcgctacacatgaaTATTTGGTATTTGCATGCTAGAAGAGCTTTTATGAAGGGCAAAAAGCCCTTCAGGGGCTGATGTGCAGAGTCTAAATTACTCAAACTCCTACATATGAATTGGCTTTTAGTCGAATTTCAAAAGCTAATTCAAATATCGATTTGACTGTAGCtatggcaaaactttttttatggaCATTCATTCTAAGGGGGTCTTTCAGACAACCGCACATCGTTTATgggtttaaaggataagttcacattttgaaaaaaaaaaaaactttttttttcacaggttaGAGCAGCCTGCAGGAGCATTGCACATGCAATCAGCAGATTGTGGCAGATTGTGGGTGCAATCTCTTGCTCCTAGAGACTCTCAGGATGGTTGTTTGCCTGTAAATCTTATGGGCAGGCAGTTTCCTGAGAGCAGGAAGAATCATTGAACTACCACCAGCGCCCTCAtagtttattgagaactacaagctgtcagCCACAATGGCTGTCGGTACTTGTAGGCACTCATTCACAgaaaactgtgaatgaatgacgctaCCGTGTGGGCAGAAACCTGctattttcaaattgtgacagcgggtgcaGGGAAAGGACCCCCACCTGCTGTACCAataattctattcttttttttgccATCCTTAGACAATAAAACACAGCAAAACTAAGCAAAATGCACCTTTTCTCCAGAACCaaatggcctggtatggatttgagcGAGACCCccatgcagtgtgtgtgtgtgtgtgtgtttttctttttttttttaaagtcgacTCTTTTGTTTACATGCGTTGTATAGGGACGCATCGGGTTTCGGCTCCTTAAAGAGCAGATCCACCCAAAAAAGGGAGTTTTGCTTTAAGGGCCAGTTCCCCGCTCTGCTTGAAAAATAGCTTTTTTGAGGAGCCTGGGAGGTTtcccgctcccacttccgcttGCTATGTGACAATAACATTATGCGTAACCCCCAAAGGTACTTATGGGACTTTAAAGTCAACTTGGGTCAGAAGAGTTTAACTTATATTGTATAATGCTTTTATTATTGCATTCATATAAAAATGTAGTACATCATCTGTATAAATGATAAAAACAAAGCCATCAACAATAAAAGAGCTGACTTTAGGGTATGTGCAAATTAGTAACACTGTCTTGTCCATATACCCGATGCATTTTAAGAAGGGTTCAATCCTTTTTTTCAGTGGTGTTTGTGGTTTtaaacctagttacaccacttgtatctacaggtaagcctataataaggcttgcctgtaggtattgTAATTAtcccctaaacctgcacagtttaggagatatttaccatatacgcttgcacCAACGTCATCAGTGCATGCCCTGTGAAGAAACGGCCCTCTGTGCTGTTTCTCCCCTAGCAAATGCCGCtagcatgcatgggagtgacgtcacgcaacTTCGGCCAGTGTCAGGCAATAGATATAGAACCGCCTGGTGGGGAATTATCATGACATCTCTCCAACGGATCTCAGATCCAACCAGCCTTTTTGACCCCCCCGAGTACTGGCGGTCActggctttctggtaagcctcttgTCTCTTTATGGTGACGGGTCTCATGTGGTCAAGctcatatattaaccacttcaaccccagaggatttggctgccaaatgaccaagccatttttggcgattcagcactgcgtcggtttaactgacaattgcgcggtcgtatgacgtggcacccaaactaaattgacgtccttttttttccccccacaaatagagttttcttttggtggtatttgatcacctctgcagtttttattttttgtgctacaaacaaaaaaagcgacaattttgaaaaaaaaaacaatttttttgactttttgctttaataaatatcccccaagaatatataaaaaataaatacatttttcctcattttctacatatttttggtaaaaaaaatcacaataagcatatattgattggtttgcacaaaagttataggggcagatcctcaaagaaattacgccggcgtatctgttgatacgccgcgtaatttcaaatgttatccaccaaacaagatacaacggcatctgtgttagatccgacaggcgtacgccttagtacgccgtcggatctaagatgcaattttccggcggccgctgggtggcgttcacgtcgtaatccgcggcgagtatgcaaattagctatttctg contains:
- the LOC120917511 gene encoding transmembrane protein 272-like isoform X1, which produces MFLCITIGTTMIVLGSLYIDKCPVEPKIPIYLIVSGAVYLAGFILYLLKTVSVKCTCFLEIILSLFSLCWFTAGSIWVFSIYQDNRNCDDIIYKFTFGVLILKYIVLTFISAIVCLCCCFICFLSARMPMDAKTETAHLVSAEN